The DNA window ATCACGAGCCAAAGTTAAATGACGAGCAGCACCCATTAAAAAAAGCATGGGGATTGAAAATAATACGTTAGTGCGCGAAGCCAGTAAGGCTTTAGCACCAGCAGCGGCGGCATCAGGAGCTCCGGCAATTACTTTCTTTTGGTTAGGCCAAATCACAAACCAAACGTTAGCCCACATAAAAGTTCCCAAAGTGGCACCGGTTAAAATCCAAATTCCCCATGAGGAAGCAAGAGGAACACCCGTATGCACAGTACCAATCAGTAACGACCAGCCCGAAATAAATGTCCACATTGCGGCCCAACGGAACCACAATAAAGCCCGGGGAACCAGTTTTTGAACAGCCACCCCTTTAACAGCAGGCTCAATTTCTTTAAAAAATTCACCTTGAATAAAATTGAAATAATATAAAAGACCAATCCAGGTTACGCCGGCAAAGAAGTGTATCCAACGTAAAACAAAAAATATACCTTCCTGAGAAGCAATAGCAAGTTGCATAAAAATCCTCCTTAAAAAATTTGAACCGAGTGTGCCACGCTTTTTTTCAATGTCAATCAATATGATCTAAATCAGCTCAAGCACTTCATCCACATGCCCTTTTTCCGCCAAAGGCGGATCAGCCTCTGGCTGAACACTCTATTCTTACAAAACACTCATCACTTCATTGACATGGCCCTTCACTGAAACCGGCGAAAAAACTTTTTGAACTATCCCTTTACCATCAATAATAAAGGTAGAGCGCACAATACCCATAAACTCGCGGCCCATAAATTTTTTCTTCTGATAAACACCGTAAGCTTTGGCCACTTCTTTAGAATCGTCGACCAAGAGATCAAAACCAAGGGAGTGCTTATCAATAAACTTTTGATGGGACTTTTCAGAATCAAAGCTCACACCCAACACCACGGTATTTTTCTTTTTAATGCGGGCCAGGTTATCGTTAAAGTCACAGGCCTCGGTGGTACAACCGGGCGTTGAATCTTTAGGATAGAAGTAGAGCACAACGGTTTTCCCTTTAAAATCTTTCAGCGACACCTCTACTCCATTTTGATTTTTAAGTGTAAACGCTGGAGCCTTTTCTTTTTCTTTAATCATAGGATGGTATTATTCCTGTCTCCATGCTAGGTCAAGAAAATCATGCTGGATAGCCTCTCCTTTAAACCCACGGCCGATACTTTTTTAAATCATTTTAAAATCGCCGCTCGCAAACCGGACCAAGTTTTATTGGAGCAAATCACCAAGGCCTATAGCCATTTACCCTACGAGAATCTTACTAAAATCATCGCCCACAAAGAGCACAACACCCTCACCACACGCCCGCTCCGTTTTCCACCACAAGTGTGGGATGATTTTTTATCAAAAGGAACAGGCGGCACCTGCTTTGCTCTTACTTATTTTTTGTATCATATCCTCCATACAAGCGGATTTATCTCTTACCCGGTCATGGGCCACCGCACCTACGGCAACAACACGCATTGCGCACTCATCGTTCTTTTAGACAAACAGGCTTATCTTGTGGACCCCGGTTTTTTGCTCAACCACCCTCTTCCTTTGTCGAAGCTAGAAATAACGCGTCACAATCAAGGTTTTAACACGCTCGAAATAGCCTGGAGCGAAAACATTTTTAAAGTACATACGGTAGACAAACTTAAAACCAAATTTCGCTATGCTTTTAGTGATACCCCCACCGTCTGGGATGAATTTGAAAAACACTGGAATGATTCGTTTAGCTGGAAAGGCATGGATGATATTGTCATCACGTTTAAAAAAGACGAAAAACAGATTTATATCCATCGGGATAAACTCTTAATCCTGTCACCGGATGGACAAAGTAATGCTAAACTCACCGAAGCTGATATTGAAACTTTGGGAATCGATAAAATGATTGTAAAAAAAGCGTTCTCACATACAATGTGACCAAAATGGAAAACATCATTCACCAACTTCTCAAATCACAAAATAAAATCCCCGACGGCCCTTTTCGTCTCACACAATTAGCTGGCGAAGCAAGCCTGCGTCTTTACTATCGGCTTACTTTTGATAACGGCACAACGCTCATCATCATGAAATTGCCACAGGGCTTCTCAAGCCCTGCTGAGGAAATCACTAAAACCACCAAACAAATCGACGAATACCCCTTTATTAATATTCAAAAATATTTAAAAAATTTGGAAATCCCCGTGCCCGAAATTTATGCCTATTCGGCAAATGATGGCATTCTTATTTTAGAAGACTTGGGCGACCGCACTCTTGAAATGGCGATTAAAAATTCCAATAACGAGATGCTGTTATTTTTTTACAGCAAATGCGCCGAAGTTTTGGCCGACATGCAGCATAAAACCTTAGCCAGCCCAAATGACGCCTGCATTGCCTATAGCCGTAAATTTGATGAAGACCTGTTATTTTGGGAGTTTAACCACTTTTTGGAATATGGGCTGGACGATCGCCTGGGAAAACCAATTGCTACTGGTGACAAATACAAACTGATTGATTTGGGCAAAAAATTGGTAGGCGAAATTACCAAATTACCCTACGGTTTTACGCACCGCGATTTTCAAAGCCGCAACATTATGGTGCACGAATATAATTTTAGATTGATAGATTTTCAGGATGCTTTAATAGGCCCCGTGGTTTACGATTTAGTAGCCCTCTTGCGCGACTCATATATTGCTCTTAATTTAGATCAAATCCGCGCCATCCAGCAAAGTTATTTAAAAAACTTAAAACCCATTCACCCTTATTACAACCAACAGCAAAAACTGGAACGTGATTTTGATCTCCTCACTATCCAGCGCAAACTAAAAGATGCCGGCCGGTTTCAATTTATTAAAACCGTACGCAAAAACCCAAACTTTTTAGTGCATGTACCAAGTTCGCTAGCTTATGTAAAAGCCGCGTTGGAACGCGTGCCCGATTATAAAGAAATAGCCGTTATCCTTCAAAAATATTTACCGGAGTTCGCCTAATGCAAGCTATCGTTCTGGCTGCCGGTTTTGGCACCCGTTTAAAACCGCTTACCAACACAACTCCTAAACCACTTATCCCGGTTAATGGTGTTCCACTCATTGTTTACAATCTCCTATTGCTGAAAAAAAACGGCATTAAAGATATTGTCATTAACCTGCATTATTTAGGAAAACAAATTGAAGATTATTTGGGTGATGGCAAAAAGCTGGGGCTAAAAATCAGATATTCGTACGAGCCAAAAATATTAGGCACCGGCGGTGGCATTAAAAAAGCGAGTCTTTTGTTTAAAAACAAAAAACCTTTTTTTGTTTTAAACGGCGACATTATTCATGATGTCCCGCTTAAAAAAATGTGGAAAGCCCATCAGAAGAAAAAGACGATGGCAACACTGTGTTTAATTGAAAGCCCTCTCTCTAAAAAGCTGGGTACGCTGTATGTAAATTCAAAAAAAGAAATTATTTCTGTACTAGAACGTCCGGCCTCAAATTACAAAACCCTTCACACTTTTTTTACCGGCATTCACATTATTAATCCGGAAACTTTAAAAGGGGTTAATCCCAAAAAACCTTCGTGTATTATCCGCAATGTGTATATCCCCAGGCTTAAACAAGGCCAAAAACTGGGCGCTTTTTTATATAAAGGCTACTGGAATGACCTGGGAACCCTCAAAAGCCTGGCCAAAACCCGGAAGGATATTGAAAAAGGAAAAGTTACTTTTAGTTTTATTTCCTAAAACTTTACTCTCTTTTTATTCGTTGAAAGTTTTTCTGGTTATGGTAAGCACTTATTTTTACTACTCATTTATACAATCCCCATAAACGGGATAAGCCTCTTGTCTAAAAATATCCTGTGCATTATGCACAAAATATTTTTTGTAAGAGACTAAAAGGAGCCATCATGTATTTCTTGCCTCTTTTGGCGCAAGTTCAAGCCGAAAAAACCATTGCCAATAAATCGCAACTCGACCTCATTTTAGAAGCTGATCCTGTGGTTAAATTAACCCTCATCCTTCTTTTAGCCGCATCGGTCATATCGTGGGCCATCATCTTTTTTAAGTATCGCCAAATTAAAAGCGCCCAAAATCTCTCACAAGATTTTTGGGGTACCTTTGCCAAAGCCGATAGCTTTCAGGATGTAGCACGAGCCTCTAATGTAAAAGATGGACCTCTCTTTGAAATTTACAACAGCGCCATTCTCTTTTTACCCCGCATTAAAAAAACAGCTCGCTCTAACGCCTCTATGAAAGATGCCATTGGTCAGAAGCTAGCTCAAGCCCGGGAAGAAGAAGTATACAAATTAGAACAACATATTCCTTTTTTGGCCACCACCGCCTCTACAGCCCCCTTTGTGGGTTTGTTTGGCACCGTATGGGGTATTCTTTCGGCATTTTATAACATTGGCAAGGCCGGCTCTTCCTCTTTAGCTACAGTTGGACCCTATATTTCGGAAGCACTCATTGCTACCGCTATTGGTTTAGCCGCCGCTATTCCGGCCGTTGTTGCTTACAACTTTTTTGTAAACAAAATCCGTATTATCAACAAGATGATGGACCTTTTTGTAGACGACTTGGTGCTTAAAATTGAGGAGGAAAATCCATGAAGGTAAAGCACCACGAACAGGGCAAAACGGAGCTAGCCGAAATCAACATTATTCCTCTGGTAGATATTATGTTGGTGTTGCTCATCATCTTTATGGTGGCAGCCCCCATGCTACAACAAGGGATAGATATTGACTTGCCCGAAGTATCGGCCCAAGCCGTAAAAGCTACCAACGAAGATTTTGTAGTATCCATTAGCGGCGATCGCAAAATTTATTTGGGTGATAATAAAAAAGACGCTTACACCATTGATACAGTAGGCGATAAAATTAAGGCCATTTTTGAAACCAAGGAAAAAAAGGAACTTTATTTAAGAGCCGACAAAAATATTGAATACGGTTTTGTGATGGAAGTGATGGGGATTTGCCAAAGCGCAGGCGTTGAACGTGTAGGCATGATTACCACACCCAATGAGGAGAAGCCATCAAACAGGTAAACAGAGCCCTCAATGGGCTCTGGCAAACTGTGCGATAGTATAATCACTTTTGACACCTTAAACTCATGTCGACCGATTTAAAAAAATACCTTTATGCATCGGTAGGACTGCATGTAGCCGTTTTTATCTTTCTTCTTTTTTCTGCCCAGCTTTTTCGTTTACTCCCTAAAAAAGAAACCAAAATTACCTGGGTAAAGCTCACCAAAGGTACAGGCGACACCACAAGCACCCAACCCTATAAAAAAGTAAAAGACATGCCGTACAATACGAAGCGCGAGCAAAAAGAAGCGCTCACAGAAAAAACCAAGGAAAAACCAGGCAAAGATAAAAAAACCACAACAGCCACTAAAAAACCCAAAACCCCTCCTCCTCAAGATCAAAAGAAAACCGCTAAAGATGCTGGCATTAATTTGGATCAAAAGCAAAAAACAGAAACCGATCGCACTATTGAGGACGCTCTGGCTCGCAACGAAGAAATGATGAAACAAAGGCAAATAGAGCTTGAAGCAGCCCAAGTAAAAGACGATGGAGGTGGACAATCACCTGTGGGGTCTCTTGATGCTCAAAATAGCGAGGTAAACGCCATTTTGGCCAAATATGTGGAAGAAATTCTTAAAAAAATCCAACAAGAATGGATTACAACACCCAAAGCGGTGGCCGAGGGAACCTCTCTTCTTACTAAAATTAATGTCACCATCGACTCTCAGGGAAATATTTTAAGTACCAGTTACGACACCAAATCGAGCGATGCCTCTTTTGACATGGGCGCCATGCGCGCCATTGAACGCTCGGCCCCCTTTCCTATTCCTCCCGAAGAGATTAAAAACGAAGTCTTAACCGAAGGATTTTTGATTGAATTCAATCCCAGTTCTGTAGTAGGAAACGGGACATGAAAAAAATATTATTGCTCGCTTTTCTCTTGGTTCCTTACTTGTCACACGCCACCATTCTTATATCGGTTAACGATGCCTCCACTAAAAAATTCCCAATAGCTGTTCCAGAATTTGTAAATTCTAAGGGGTCTAAATCGGGCATGGCCAAAAAAATGACCGATCTTATCCGGCTTGATTTAGATGTAGCTGGCTATTTTAAAGTAATGGATGAGCGCTCTTTTATTTCAGCTGATGAAGGCGATGCTATCAATTTTAATCAATGGTCTTCTATTGGTGCGCATGCCTTGGTTAAAGGTGTAATTGATGAAAAAGGTGGCAAGGTAGTAGCCGAATTGCGCTTGTACGATACCAGCTCGCAAGAAATGCTGATAGGCAAAGAATATACGGTGTCTAAAAACGATTATCCCGAAGCTGCACACCGTTTTATGGATGAATTACTTCTTACCTTAACGGGTATTAAAGGCCCTTTTACCAGCCGCATTGCAGCGGCCTGTGGCAAAACGGGTGCGCGTCAAATTCATGTATTTTCAATGGATGGTGTTGTTCACTACACGGTAGGAAAACTCAAGTCTAACAACATTTCACCCAACTGGTCACCCGATGGCAGCACCATCGTGTTTACTTCGTTCATGAAATACTATCCCGAAATTTACTCTATTAATGCTTCTGGTAGCGGTTTAAAACAGCTCACCAATAATAAATCAACAAACCTTACCCCGTCTTTTTCACCCGATGGTAGCACTATTGTTTATGCCAGCTCCAGAACCGGTGATACCGAACTATATAGCATGAGTCATTCGGGCCGCGAGGGACATGCCATTACCAATGTATTAAATATTGATGTATCGCCAGCATGGTCGCCCGATGGCGGCCAGATTGTATTTGCTTCCGAACGTGCCGGTAATTTGCATCTTTTTACCATGCCTTCCGGTGGCGGCAGCTCTACGCGCCTTACCTATACCGGTTATCAAAACGATCAACCCGACTGGTCTCCGGATGGCAAACGTATTGTGTTTACCGCGCGTGATCGAGGCGCTTTTGATTTATTTATGATGAATTCTGATGGTTCCCTCATCCAGCGTTTAACGCGTGATGAAGGGAATAACGAATCGCCTACTTGGGCACCCGATAGCCGCTACATTGGTTTTTCATCCGGACGCAGTGGAGGTTCGGGTTTATATGTCATGCTAGACGACGGGAATGGCCAAACACTTATTCCCGAAAGCCAGGGCTGCATCAATCCCGATTGGGGCCCACGCGTAGAATAATATGGCACAAGCCGTCATCGATATTGGCACCAATACGGTTATTTTACTTGTTGCCGAGCAAAAAAAATCTGGGCTAAGTATCATCCACGACGAAGCCCACATCACCCGCTTGGGTCAGGGTATTAGCGAGACGCACTGTTTTAACGCCCAAGCCATTAAGCGCACGCTGGATGTACTCAAAAATTACGCTGCCACCTGCAAAAAATTAAAAGTTAAAAAAATAGTTGCCGTAGGTACCGCCGCTTGCCGCAATGCCGCCAATGCCGATGTTTTTATTGATAGGCTTAAAAAAGAATGCGGACTTAAATTAGAAGTGATTAGCGGCAATGATGAGGCCGACTATGTGTTTAACTCGGCTTATGCCGACTTTGGTAAAAAATTAAAAAAAATCATTGTGGTGGATATTGGCGGTGGCTCCACCGAAATTATCACTGGCCCCGGCAAAACCAAAGCCAAGCCAGAAGCTATTATCAGCATCCCCTTTGGCTCGGTTAAATTAACCGAGCAATACATTCATTCCGATCCGGTTGAAGTGGACGAATTTAAAAATTTGGTGACGGGTATTCGCCACAATTTAAAAGACGAACTGGAAGATTTATTTAGCGTGGATTTTGATTCTACCGAATACACCCTGGTGGCTACCGCCGGAACCGCAACCACACTGGCGTCTGTTACGCAAAAGTTAAAAAAATACGACTCCGAAAAAGTGCATGGCAGCACGCTTAAAAAAGAAAAGCTGGAGAGCCTCATTAACGAGATGCTCAAAATGACAATATCCCAACGCCAAAAACTAACCGGCATAGAAC is part of the bacterium genome and encodes:
- a CDS encoding urate hydroxylase PuuD, with translation MQLAIASQEGIFFVLRWIHFFAGVTWIGLLYYFNFIQGEFFKEIEPAVKGVAVQKLVPRALLWFRWAAMWTFISGWSLLIGTVHTGVPLASSWGIWILTGATLGTFMWANVWFVIWPNQKKVIAGAPDAAAAGAKALLASRTNVLFSIPMLFLMGAARHLTLARDFAAVNFTIVIGVIGAVILLLEVNALKGKLGPLTTVKGVVHCGVALAAVLYLLIEITTRTM
- the bcp gene encoding thioredoxin-dependent thiol peroxidase gives rise to the protein MIKEKEKAPAFTLKNQNGVEVSLKDFKGKTVVLYFYPKDSTPGCTTEACDFNDNLARIKKKNTVVLGVSFDSEKSHQKFIDKHSLGFDLLVDDSKEVAKAYGVYQKKKFMGREFMGIVRSTFIIDGKGIVQKVFSPVSVKGHVNEVMSVL
- a CDS encoding arylamine N-acetyltransferase, which codes for MLDSLSFKPTADTFLNHFKIAARKPDQVLLEQITKAYSHLPYENLTKIIAHKEHNTLTTRPLRFPPQVWDDFLSKGTGGTCFALTYFLYHILHTSGFISYPVMGHRTYGNNTHCALIVLLDKQAYLVDPGFLLNHPLPLSKLEITRHNQGFNTLEIAWSENIFKVHTVDKLKTKFRYAFSDTPTVWDEFEKHWNDSFSWKGMDDIVITFKKDEKQIYIHRDKLLILSPDGQSNAKLTEADIETLGIDKMIVKKAFSHTM
- a CDS encoding phosphotransferase translates to MTKMENIIHQLLKSQNKIPDGPFRLTQLAGEASLRLYYRLTFDNGTTLIIMKLPQGFSSPAEEITKTTKQIDEYPFINIQKYLKNLEIPVPEIYAYSANDGILILEDLGDRTLEMAIKNSNNEMLLFFYSKCAEVLADMQHKTLASPNDACIAYSRKFDEDLLFWEFNHFLEYGLDDRLGKPIATGDKYKLIDLGKKLVGEITKLPYGFTHRDFQSRNIMVHEYNFRLIDFQDALIGPVVYDLVALLRDSYIALNLDQIRAIQQSYLKNLKPIHPYYNQQQKLERDFDLLTIQRKLKDAGRFQFIKTVRKNPNFLVHVPSSLAYVKAALERVPDYKEIAVILQKYLPEFA
- a CDS encoding nucleotidyltransferase family protein is translated as MQAIVLAAGFGTRLKPLTNTTPKPLIPVNGVPLIVYNLLLLKKNGIKDIVINLHYLGKQIEDYLGDGKKLGLKIRYSYEPKILGTGGGIKKASLLFKNKKPFFVLNGDIIHDVPLKKMWKAHQKKKTMATLCLIESPLSKKLGTLYVNSKKEIISVLERPASNYKTLHTFFTGIHIINPETLKGVNPKKPSCIIRNVYIPRLKQGQKLGAFLYKGYWNDLGTLKSLAKTRKDIEKGKVTFSFIS
- a CDS encoding MotA/TolQ/ExbB proton channel family protein, producing MYFLPLLAQVQAEKTIANKSQLDLILEADPVVKLTLILLLAASVISWAIIFFKYRQIKSAQNLSQDFWGTFAKADSFQDVARASNVKDGPLFEIYNSAILFLPRIKKTARSNASMKDAIGQKLAQAREEEVYKLEQHIPFLATTASTAPFVGLFGTVWGILSAFYNIGKAGSSSLATVGPYISEALIATAIGLAAAIPAVVAYNFFVNKIRIINKMMDLFVDDLVLKIEEENP
- the tolR gene encoding protein TolR, whose translation is MKVKHHEQGKTELAEINIIPLVDIMLVLLIIFMVAAPMLQQGIDIDLPEVSAQAVKATNEDFVVSISGDRKIYLGDNKKDAYTIDTVGDKIKAIFETKEKKELYLRADKNIEYGFVMEVMGICQSAGVERVGMITTPNEEKPSNR
- a CDS encoding TonB C-terminal domain-containing protein, with translation MSTDLKKYLYASVGLHVAVFIFLLFSAQLFRLLPKKETKITWVKLTKGTGDTTSTQPYKKVKDMPYNTKREQKEALTEKTKEKPGKDKKTTTATKKPKTPPPQDQKKTAKDAGINLDQKQKTETDRTIEDALARNEEMMKQRQIELEAAQVKDDGGGQSPVGSLDAQNSEVNAILAKYVEEILKKIQQEWITTPKAVAEGTSLLTKINVTIDSQGNILSTSYDTKSSDASFDMGAMRAIERSAPFPIPPEEIKNEVLTEGFLIEFNPSSVVGNGT
- the tolB gene encoding Tol-Pal system beta propeller repeat protein TolB, encoding MKKILLLAFLLVPYLSHATILISVNDASTKKFPIAVPEFVNSKGSKSGMAKKMTDLIRLDLDVAGYFKVMDERSFISADEGDAINFNQWSSIGAHALVKGVIDEKGGKVVAELRLYDTSSQEMLIGKEYTVSKNDYPEAAHRFMDELLLTLTGIKGPFTSRIAAACGKTGARQIHVFSMDGVVHYTVGKLKSNNISPNWSPDGSTIVFTSFMKYYPEIYSINASGSGLKQLTNNKSTNLTPSFSPDGSTIVYASSRTGDTELYSMSHSGREGHAITNVLNIDVSPAWSPDGGQIVFASERAGNLHLFTMPSGGGSSTRLTYTGYQNDQPDWSPDGKRIVFTARDRGAFDLFMMNSDGSLIQRLTRDEGNNESPTWAPDSRYIGFSSGRSGGSGLYVMLDDGNGQTLIPESQGCINPDWGPRVE
- a CDS encoding Ppx/GppA family phosphatase, whose protein sequence is MAQAVIDIGTNTVILLVAEQKKSGLSIIHDEAHITRLGQGISETHCFNAQAIKRTLDVLKNYAATCKKLKVKKIVAVGTAACRNAANADVFIDRLKKECGLKLEVISGNDEADYVFNSAYADFGKKLKKIIVVDIGGGSTEIITGPGKTKAKPEAIISIPFGSVKLTEQYIHSDPVEVDEFKNLVTGIRHNLKDELEDLFSVDFDSTEYTLVATAGTATTLASVTQKLKKYDSEKVHGSTLKKEKLESLINEMLKMTISQRQKLTGIEPLRADVILAGAVLLYEILSYFKKDSCLISDRGLRFGVFYKKFAK